In Pangasianodon hypophthalmus isolate fPanHyp1 chromosome 1, fPanHyp1.pri, whole genome shotgun sequence, the genomic window atctctctcatagatttatgttgttttttttttcagcctaatgatggcctccttcacttgcattgagatctccttggacttcatactggtagctccagttgaacagctgccaaatgccaactcaatacctgatatcaactccagatcttttatctgcttcatttgtcttgaagtaacgagggaatggaccgcacctggtcagttaacgtcttgtcagtcaattgtccaaatacctttgagcccctgaaaatggaagtactttgcttaaaatggctgtaattcctaaatggtaaatgccgtatttttgtggaacctcttaaaataaagctgaaagtctacacttcgatcacatcccaactgttttatttcaaatccattgtggtggtgtataaaggcaaaatcacaaaaactctgtcattgtccaaatacttccggacctgactgtatatgctCGGACGTGCCACGTCATCTAAGGCATAttattacactttacacttttttctttcttaaaaaataatcattgatatgatgaaactttctgtaaggagacttttatttaacatttatgaaggagtctcgagtgtcaacgctttgtaacagtcagtatttTCTGCCGCAGGACAGAGGTTTGTGGCTTTTTTGGTAACTTGACTAGCTATATACAAGTAATGGCAAGTAATAACAGTTATACAAGTAACAACAATTATATACAAGAAATAGCAAGTAGCATATACAAGTTTTGGATgtatatgtattaatatataatttttataatcaaatataaaatacgAACAGTGTATATGTCATAAAACTGATATTACACATACGCTGTAAAGAATTTTGATATGGGCTTAGTAGAGTTGCCCTTTTTCTGTGGGTTGCCACATACACTgcataatgtaaatgataaaaatgccTTCTcatcattttctttgtttaaaagagCGACAGTTTTTTCACCTTCACTGTTTTATGTAATACGAGCAAACAGtgtgctaatgttaatgtttgttcagtttattattattattattattattgttattattatattttttttcagtaatgagAATGTAACTTCCTAATTAACTTCACAGCCCTGCTTTGTACCATTATAACAGCTGAAAGTtgtatacatacagtaaatatgttttgagtataaataataaagtgaaaCTCTTTACTAATAActgaagtgttactgtgttgtAGTTGTGATTATGATGTGGAACAGTGGAAATTCTTTAATCAGTAGTTATTATAAAAGTGCAATACTTAATAGTTATGCAGGAGAAATATAACACCCAGTAATTACTGCTTAAGACTCTTGAGTAATTAACTAGTAGTACTTAGTAGTTAATAGGAATAAGATAAGTGATAATGAAGAACTACTCATTTGTTCCAGCTTAGTCCCTGCAGAGTTACCACTGAGTTACCGATTTTGTAGTAGGTTTTTACAAATAATGAAAGAAGAACATCTCTTGATGACTTGTGGATCAGAGTGTGTAGCCTAAAAGTAGATTTTATATGTAATCTGTAAGCATCTTACTTACACAGTTACTGATCCAAGCAGCATACCCTCTGCAACAGTCTGTTTGAGAATAGATCAGTTAAAAACCACAATACCTTGTGCGTAATCAGTGTTTTCTCAAACATGGGGCAGCCTGATGTCTACTTACAAACAGCCCAAGAAAGAAGAAGTTCACGGGAACCTTTCGCCGCACATCACCACAGCAGGAAAGCACAATGACAAGAACTAGTGTTGTCCCCCTATTGgaaagcacatacacacatgcatacacacacacacacacacacacctgtgttgACCTGTCTTGTGACAGGGAGAACTGACTGGTCAGAGGTGAAACAACTATGCATTTCTGGTTCCATATACTGAAAATGGGACTGTTAAGGTACAACacaatctttaatctttaaggATGGCACAGATGCGTGGAGGTATATTCAGTGTAATTTTGCTCCCTTAGTCATGGTCCAGTATACTAAATTATTTAGGGCTCTCTGGCGTCAATATTACGTATGATTCCTTATCTATAAACCCACAAACATTTAAGCAATGTAGAACACTTACATCATGGTGTAGGCAAACCAACTGGTGCGTATAACCCAACTTTTCAGGGTCTCCCTGTCAAAAGGGGACAAAAGTGACCTTAAGCATAACTAGAGAATCATATTTAAATTCTTAGACTTTAATATCAGGATTGCTGATATTAAAAGCCTGGTATGAGAATTTTACATTTgggataatataataatttatgagTGAGTACTCAAATGATTAACCTGTACAGCTTGTTACTTACCAATAGAGGAATGCACAGATTATTCCAACTGTTATCAGCAACTGAACCATAAGGGTGAGGTACACCTTTCTGATGAAACCTGAAGATAAAGTTATAAACCACAGTCAACTACTGAGAGTGAGGATGGAAAATGTATTTGACCATGCCTTTTTTGATTATGAAATATAAGAAAGGAGTAGATTTAAAAAGCTGCTGAACACaacatataattattaaattttcACTTCCTAGACCATAAACACGTTAATGTCTACAGTTTTATAGGCCCAAATATCTGCACCCACTACTGGAAAGtcttttatttaatctgtttttacagatattttattttcactaatatgaaataataatttcactaatatgaaataataataataatactgtaataattctAAAGAAATTGGTTGACCTATTTATAACTGGCACTATCATTTACCTAAGGACATGTGAACTGCTTTAGTGAAATGGTACAGTGTTATGAACAGATTCAGTTTATTAACACAGagcacacagataaacacacctCGTCTGACGGAAGCTTCAGAGAAGCAGTTAACATCCTCAAAGCACTGTGTGTATTCTGGGGGCATGCCGTCTGCTGTTCCTACATTATTACTACATTGAGTGACTGTAGAAATTCCTGCCTCCCCGAAATTCCTGGCTCCATGGGTGTAGGGTTGGGGGTATGTGGGGTTGTAAGGAGGGGGAAGCTGATCTCCGTTAACCACCGCCGGCCTCTCCATGTAAGTCTGGGTAACCAAGGAGCTCTCGATAATGGGAACTTGATAACAGTTTATTTAACTAAATAAAGGAGAATGGAAAACAGAACATGAGTGATTTGTTAATAGTCATGCATATTTCACATTACAATCCTCCTTGTTTTGTTCAAACAGTGACTGTTACAGATGtacatagacacacaaacatacactaaACACATTCACCAGTTTCATTTAATtgagttttatttcattcagcACTTTGATTTCTGACAATTTAGTATCTTAGTTATATATAGCTGGAACTGGATCAAATTTTATGAAACTGAATTAAAGAAGGAAAATACACTAAACAAAATCAAATTAAGTATGTTAATCATACAATTATTCTGATAGTTACATAAATACAATGTGCATGTTTCACAAAGGCATAGTCTAATACATGTTTTGTTATTATGTAGATGTTTAGCTTAATTCATGTCTATCTTACCTTTCTCTCTCGGCTTCAGAGCAGCTCTGTTCCATAAATGCTACATGCAGGGCAAAGTCTACCCTCAATAGCTTTGTATCCAGGGATACTCGGTTCAGGCTATGGGAGCCAATCAATATTTAAGGTCCGTTCCACATGAAATTAACACCTGCATTATACAAACATATACAGTGTTAAATCAACACCCGCATTACataaacatgtacagtacagttaTGACTTAACATTTACAGTGAAGTACTTTCACATTCAGTGTTATAAATCAACAGTTCTGCCTTAACACTCTGTATGAAAAAGAAGTACTCTACTGGTACATTTACTTCCACAGGGTACACATAATGTATGTTCAAATGTGCAGTGGCCCTCACCAGTGGTCATTAAAGTCCAATTATAgagtttaaacatgtttaaaagtaCAACGTCCTTTACGTCTAAGTAAAAGGACAATAAAGGCACCCCTGATGGTCTCACCCCAGTATTTGTAACCTGACAAAATACACTACCATTTTTCTGGGTGCccatataatatacagtagtcTTATTAATACTGAcaatgttgaattaacactcaCAGTGCTGAATTAACCTACAGTGTTGAGTTTTGCTGTGTAGCAACCATGCTGTCTatttgtctgtttctttatCCGTTGTCCAcaacttttattacttacaaTCAGTGATGACTGGTCATGATATTAGAGCTAAAATCTATCAATGGCTTAACAATAAAACTATTAgagttgagcaatgcattataatgTTCTACTGGCTTCATGCATTTCCTCTGAATATCAAACATgatatacagaaaaataaataaaacactaaacttacagttctcttatctgtccttttgtgtaatttgtactctGATTGataatgtgtgcttagtctTTCTACTTTTAGCTTCTCCCCCAAAGgcatttttggggaaaaaataaaataatgtttataccCATGACACTATTTTACATGCGCCAtttcaatcactgctgatgacgtgttATGGCTAAAAAATATCAGCCtaaatggagatcaaatctaggtGGTGATtcattctgtgtaatcacctgacgcAAAATAGATCACCCCCAGCCTTGCTTTTTCATgctattctgtatatttttcttatgattGTTGGTGGTGCTGTCTCACTTTATTctacaaaaatccaaaataatccatcTTAAaagatttgtaaaaataaataaataataattccatCCAGCCTCACCTGCTTTATAGAAAGGTCTATAAAGTAAGGTCATATGATTTCTTA contains:
- the zgc:110410 gene encoding protein lifeguard 1 yields the protein MERPAVVNGDQLPPPYNPTYPQPYTHGARNFGEAGISTVTQCSNNVGTADGMPPEYTQCFEDVNCFSEASVRRGFIRKVYLTLMVQLLITVGIICAFLYWETLKSWVIRTSWFAYTMMGTTLVLVIVLSCCGDVRRKVPVNFFFLGLFTVAEGMLLGSVTVFFNAEAVLWAVGATALVSFGLSVFAMQSKWDFTTISGSLWVLCWTLFSFGLLCAIMRSQFLYIAYASVGTLVFSVYLVMDTQLMLGGKHKYTISAEEYIFAALNLYLDIVTIFLMILQLIGLCR